The genomic DNA GCGATCCGGTGCACACCGAGGTGGTCCATTCGGCCCGGTCGTGCGCGGAGCGCAGCCAATCGAGAACACGCTGATCACCGGCGACGCCCGGGGCGGCGGGACCGCCGGGGACCACGATGATGTGCGGCGCGGGCGTCTCCTCGAAGGTGTGCGTCACTCCGAGAGCCAGGACACCGCTGTCGGTGAGCACGGGTCCGACGTCGTGGCCGACCAGCCGCACCTGCGCGCCGGGCAGGAAACGCAACACCTCGTAGGGACCGATGGCGTCCAGCGCGGTCATCCCCGGATACAGCACGATCGCCACCTGTCGCGCGCTCATCGGCACAACTCCTCTGTCGGACCCTACCGAAAAACGGTAGCAACGGGCACGACAGGAAGGATCCAACTCCGGCGCATCCGACCTGCGAAAATCATGCACGATCAGGCATCGTTACGATGTCTTCCATGAGTGTCGACAACCGCCGCACGGCGCGACCAGCGGTCGACGGCGACTCGGCACCACGTCCGATCCGGCGCAGGCCGAAGAACCGCCGGGCGCAGATCGCCGCCGCCTCGGCCGCCGCGTTCGGCGCGCTGGGCTATCACGGGGTCAGCATGGAGGACATCGCGTCGGGTCTGGGCATCAGCTCGGCCGCGCTGTACCGGCATTTCCCCAGCAAGTACGCCCTGTTCCGAGAGGAACTGCTCCGGGTGGGCACAGCGATGGCGGATTCGGTCGAGCTGCCGGAGCAGGCACGGGACTGGTCGCCCGAGGACAGGCTGCGCCAGGTCGTGCGGGCGGTGGCCCGCGCGGTCATCGACAACCGCGCCACCGTCACCCTGGTCCGCTGGGAGGTCCGCTATCTCGAGGCCCCCGATCAGGAGAAACTGGCACAGCAGCAGGCCACCGTCCTCGACGCGCTCGCGGCCGAATTGCGGGCACTGCGTCCGGATCTCGAGGTGGACGATGTGCGCGTCCTGCGCGCGGCCATGCTCAGCGTGCTCACCAGCATCGCCGATCACCACGCCACCCTGCCCGCGAAATCGCTGATCGAACTGCTCGACTCGGTCTGCTGGACCCTCGCGCGGGCCGAACTCCCCGCTGCCGCAGCGGATCCGGAACCAGTTGTGGCCGTGGACATCCCGGACTCCTTCAAGCACGAGCTGCTGCTGCGCAAGGCTGTCGAGCTGTTCCACGAGCGCGGCTACCCGAATGTCAGTGTCGAGGAAATCGCCTCCGCGGCGGGACTTTCCGCCGCGTCGGCGGTCTACCGCTTCTATCGCGGCAAATCCGATCTGCTCGCGGCGGCCTTCCGACGCGCCGCCGATCGCGTTTCGGCGGCGATCGGGCCCGCGGTCGCCGCCGCCGCGACTCCCGAAGCCGCCATGAGTGTGCTGATCGAGCGTTTCGTCTCCGGTTCGTTCGCCGAACGGGCGCTGACTTTCGTCTACTACACCGAATTCCAGCACGTGCCCGCCGAGGAACGGGCCGTGCTGCGCAATATCCAGCGACTGAATGTCGAAGAGTGGAGCAAACTCGTGCGCGATGTGCGCTCGGACCTCTCCCCCGCCGAGACCCGCTTCCTCGTGCACGCCGCTTTCGCCCTCGTGGTCGACCTGGGCCGCACCTTCGGCGCCGACCCCATCGCCTCTCAGTTACGGGTTCGCCGGCTGATGGAGCTCACCCTGTTCGGCCGACCCGTCAGCACCGGGTAAAACCCCTTTCCGAGCGCCGGAACGACCACTTGCATGTTAACGGATATTCCGATCCTGATGATTTGGATCGTGCGGGAGAGCAGCAGCGTTACGCCGTATTTGTGACCTTTGATTCAGTTTGATGCAGGTACTGCGACAGCCCCACGACCAAGCATCCGTTTGGGATAACATCGCCGAATGGACGCGCAACAGCGCCGCACTTCCGGCGGCACGGCAAGTCGCGATCAGGCTGCCGAGCGCGTGGTCCGCAAACGCCCCAGAGATCGGCGCGCGCAGATTGCCGCCGCATCGGCCGAGGCCTTCGGGCTGCTCGGCTACCACGGCGTGAGCATGGAAGACATCGCCTCTCGTCTCGGGATCAGTTCCACCGCTCTCTACCGGCATTATCCCAGCAAGTACGCGCTGTTCCGGGAAGAGGCGCTGCGGCTGAGCGCGCTGTGCGAGGAGGCCGTCACGCTGCCCGCCCGGCTGCGGGACGCGCCCGTCCGCGAACGCCTGGCGCACATCGTCGACGCCCTGATCGACCGCTCGATCGCCAATCGCCGAGGCGCGGCTGTGCTGCGCTGGCAGAGCCGCTACCTCGAACCCGAGGACTATCGCACGCTGATGGTCCAGTTGGCCGACGGCCAGGACGTGATCTGCCACCTGCTCGCCGAGATCCGTCCCGAGCTCGACGAGGAGGACCTGGCCGTGCTGTCCTCCTCGGCGCTCAGCGTGATCGGCTCCATCTCCGATCATCAGGTCTCCATCCCGGTACGCGCGCTGACCAAACTGCTGCGCGTCTCCGCCCACGCCGTGCTGGCCGCGGAGTTGCCGTCCGTGGATGAGACTTCCGCGCCCACCCGCGCCGCGGAAGTCCCGCTGACCTTCAAACACGAACTGCTGCTGAAGAATTCGGTGGAGCTTTTCCACCGCTACGGCTACCCCAATGTCAGCGTCGAGGACATCGCCAATGCCGCGGGCCTGCCCGCGTCCTCGGCCGTCTACCGCTTCTACCGCAGCAAGGGCGACATTCTCGCCGCCGCCTTCCGCCGCGCCGCCGACCGGGTCTCCGCCGCCATCGGCCCCGCCATCGCCTCCACCGGCAGCCCGGGCGAAGCCCTCAGCGAACTCGTCGATCTCTACGTGGACGGCTCCTTCGCCGAGCGCGAGCTGACCTTCGTCTACTACGCCGAGATCAGCAACGTCCCCCGCGAGGACCGCACCGTCCTGCGCAACATCCAGCGCCTCAATGTCGAGGAGTGGGCCAAGTTGCTCGTGCAGTCGCGCCCGGAACTTTCCCCCGCCGAAGCCCGCGTTCTCGTCCATGCCGCGCTGGCGCAGGTCGTCGACCTGGGCCAATGGCTGGGCCCGGACAATCCGATCTGTGATCGGACCCGGGTCGTCCACCTCATGCACACCATCCTCTTCGGCCCCGCCGCCTGAAGGCCCACGACCTCGGCAGACGATGACGTAAGTTTTTTTCGGCGGGGATGTCGAGAACGACCTACCTGCTCCGTCCCAGGGTGAGCGACCGACCAGGGCCGCGAGAACCGAAGGGAAGATGTCATGGCGAAGTACTTGCTTCTCAAGCATTACCGGGGTGCGCCCGCGGCGGTCAACGACGTGCCGATGGACCGGTGGACGCCGGAGGAGATCCAGGCGCACATCCAGTACATGCACGACTTCGCGGCGAAACTCGAGGCCACCGGCGAATTCGTCGACGGGCAGGCACTGGCGCCGGAGGGCGCGTGGGTGCGCTCGGACGGCGAAGGCAAGCCTCCGGTGACCGACGGGCCGTTCGCGGAGACCAAGGATCTCATCGCCGGGTGGATGATCATCGACGTGGACTCCTACGAGCGCGCGGTCGAACTGGCCGGTGAGCTGTCGTCGGCACCCGGCGCGGGCGGCGAGCCGATCCACGAGTGGCTCGAGGTCCGGCCGTTCCTGACGGCCCCGCCCACCGTCACCGAGTGATGGCCGCCGGCGCGGTGGACGAGGCGAAGCTGCGGGACCTGATTCCCGGAGTTCTGGCGGCGCTCGTCCACCGCGGGGCGGATTTCGCCTCGGCGGAGGACGCGGTGCAGGAGGCCCTGATCCGGGCCGTCGAGACCTGGCCCCGGCAGCCGCCCACCGATCCCAAGGGCTGGCTGATCACCACGGCCTGGCATCGCTTCGTCGACTTCAGCCGTTCCGAGGCCGCCCGGCGGCGGCGCGAAGTGCTGGTCACCGACGAGCCGCCGCCCGGGCCCGCCGTCGACGTGGACGAGACCTTGCGGCTGTATTTCCTGTGCGCGCACCCCAGCCTGCGCCCGGCCTCCGCGGTCGCCCTCACGCTGCGGGCGGTCGGCGGGCTGACCACCCGCCAGATCGCGCGGGCGTATCTGGTACCCGAAGCGACCATGGCACAGCGGATCAGCCGCGCCAAGCGCACCGTGAGCGCGGTCGGGCTCGATCGGCCCGGCGACCTGCGCACGGTGTTGCAGACGCTGTACCTGGTGTTCAACGAGGGCTACAGCGGCGATGTCGACCTCGCGGCCGAGGCCATCCGGCTGGCGCGGCAGTTGCACGCGAGCACCGGCGACCCGGAGGTCGCGGGTCTGCTCGCCCTCTTTCTGCTCCACCACGCCCGGCGCCCGGCCCGCACCCGCCCCGACGGCAGCCTCGTGCCGTTGGCCGAACAGGACCGCACCCGGTGGCGGCGCGACCTGATCGCCGAGGGCGTACGGGTGCTCCAGGCGGCGCTGGCCCGTGACCGGCTCGGCGAGTACCAGGCGCAGGCCGCGATCGCCGCCCTGCACGCCGACGCCCAGACCGCCGAGGAGACCGACTGGGTGCAGATCGTGGAGTGGTACGACGAGCTGGTGGCGCTCACCGACAGCCCGGTGGTGCGGCTCAATCGCGCTGTCGCCGTGGGGGAAGCGGATGGCCCGCGTGCCGGGCTGGCGGCGCTCGCGGAACTGGACCCGGCACTGCCCCGCTACACCGCCGCGTCCGCCTATCTCCACGAACAGGCGGGCGACCTCGACACGGCGGCGCAGCTCTACGTGGTGGCCGCCGCGCAGGCGCACAACCTCGCCGAGCGCAACCACCTCACGCTTCGAGCCGCCACCCTGCGCAGGCAGCGGGAAGCCTGAACCAGCCGGGCGGGTCAGAGTTTACCGACGAGCGCGGCCCCTCCGTTGGCGGACAACCGCCACCCCGCGCACGATAGTCGCCGTCGACGATGCCCGAGGTCCTGAATCACCCCGCAGGTCCGGGCGAGCCTGCGCCAATGGAGGTGTCGCTCGACAGCGGCCCATGCACCGGGCACATATTCATCATCCGCAGGCAGGACGCCGATGTGCCACACGCCGTGACATACCCTGTGGGGTGGCTGCTCATCCGCTCAACGCCCCGCGCGGGCGGCGAGGACTGAATCGTGAAGGCGCGACGAAAGCCTCCGGGCGACCCGACGGGTGCGGTGTGCTCGGTTGATCGGTCGCGGGGAAGGCCGGTAGCGTCGAGGTCTGTTGCGGGAGTGTCGTACTCCCTGTGACGGTTGGCCGAAGGGGAGGGTGTCGTGCGGGCCTCTGGCGTGGTGATGGTGGTGAGCGCCGCTTCGGTGCTGATGCTGGCGGGGTGTTCCACGGGTGGGGAGGCGGCGCCGGTGGTGACCACCACGACGGGCTTGCCGATCGCGGCGGAGGCGCCGGCGTCGTTCGATCCGTGTACCGATATTCCGCAGTCGGTGCTGGATTCGGAGAATCTGCGCCGCGGGGCGTCGAAGAACGCGAATTACGACGGTGGTCGGGGAATCAAATGGCGGGGATGCAGATATGTCGCTCCGGACAGTTATGCGGTGGGGATCACGACGACGAATCTGACGTTAGCGGTGGTGCGGGACAATCCCGACTTCACGGTTCGGCAGGAGTATGTGATCGACGGACGGGCGGCGATGGCGGTCGATCCTGTCGGTGAGACCGACCTGCGGGCGTCGTGCCGCTTCTATGTCGAAATGACAGGCGGCAGCCTGGAGTTGTCGATGGACAATCCGAGTTCGCGCGACAAGACCGGCCATCTGGATACGTGCGAGTTGGCGCGTGGTCTGGCGGAGAAGCTGGCGCCGTTGATTCCGGACAACTGAGCTGTCCGGGTTGTTCCGCAACGATGAAGGGGGATGGATGTGAGTGAGGATGATCGGGTTCGGCCGTTGGCGGGGTTGATCGAGCAGGCGCGTGAGGGCCGGTTGTCGGTGAACTTCGGGGTCGGGTCCGGTGATTCGGTGCGGGTGAACGCCGAAGAGTTCGTCGGCATCGATCGTGCTTGCGACAGTTTCCTTCAACTGATTCAGGAACTGCAATCGATGGCGGAGGACATCTCGGAGCGTGAGCGGTGGGATTTGGGGGAGGCGCATCCTGATCTGCTCTCCGGGCAGACGTTGGTGAGCCGGTTCCGTACCAAGGCTGTGGGGGCCGAGGACGGTAACGCGGTGCACGAGATCCTCGAGCAGCATTATCGGATCGTCGAGGATATTCGTCGGGTTCATCAGTTGATCGCTCAGCGGTATCTGGACACCGATGCGGAGTTCGCCTCCCGTTACAACGAACTCGTCGCCACGCTGCCGCCGCCGTCTCCGACACAGCTCGGCGCGGACCCCGGTGCGGTGAATCCGACGGGCGGACTGGCGGTGTGAGCGTGACCGGACAATTCTCGAATCCTCGGCAGGGGGAACAGTGACCGTCGAGAACGAACACACAAGATCACGACGGCATCGCCTCGACGAAGCGGATCAGTAGGCGCGCGAACTCGGAGCGTTCACGCATCGTCCAGCCGGTCATGGCGGTGTCGAAGGCGGCGCGGCGGCGCTCGTGCACCTGGTCCAGCAGCTCACGGCCGCGCTCGGTGAGGACGAGAACCGACCGCCTGCCGTCGGTTTGGTCGGCGACGCGGATGACCAGTCCGTCGGCGACTGCCGCGGCGACGAGTTTGCTGGCTCGCGGCTGATCCACGGCCAGCGCCGCCGCGACCGCCGAGACGGTGGGCTCGGATTCGGCCTCGATCACGTCGAGGACCTCGAAGGACTGCCCACCGGGAAGGCCGTCCTCGGCGAGCGCACGGCGGGTTTGCCTGCGCCTGATCGCGATCATGGCTCGTTCTACGCGCTCGACATCGTCCACAAGGAGATGCTACTGAGGACATATACATGTCAAACAACATGTATATGTCCTCAGGAATTTATCTCGACGGGAGCCTCCCATGACATCGCGCATCGCTCTTCTCATCGCCGTAGCCGCGGCGCTGCTTCCGCTCGCCGCCTGCGGCGGGTCGGCCGACGAGCCCGCCCCGCAGCCGACCGCGCCGACCGGCGAGAACCGCATGATCGGCTACCAGGTGAAGCGGCTCGATCAACTGATCGAATCAACCTTCGACCGACTGCTCGGTGACTCCGGAATCACCCGGCGGCAGTGGCAGACGATGAACACCCTCAGCGCGGGACCGGCCGACAAACCGCAGCTCACCGACGCCCTGCGCCCGTTCTGGGAGGTGAACGACGAGAGCCTCGACGCACTGATCACAGATCTGACCGGCCGAGGCTGGATCGTCGAGAACGCGGGCAGCTACTCGCTCACCGACGCGGGCCGCGCCGCGCACGCCGCCGCCGAGGAATCGGTGGGGCGCATCCGCGAACTGTCGGCGGCCGGGATCGGCGAGGAGGAGTTCGAGCAGATGATGGACGTCCTCGGTCGCATCATCGG from Nocardia higoensis includes the following:
- a CDS encoding DUF3558 domain-containing protein — its product is MAEGEGVVRASGVVMVVSAASVLMLAGCSTGGEAAPVVTTTTGLPIAAEAPASFDPCTDIPQSVLDSENLRRGASKNANYDGGRGIKWRGCRYVAPDSYAVGITTTNLTLAVVRDNPDFTVRQEYVIDGRAAMAVDPVGETDLRASCRFYVEMTGGSLELSMDNPSSRDKTGHLDTCELARGLAEKLAPLIPDN
- a CDS encoding TetR/AcrR family transcriptional regulator, with protein sequence MSVDNRRTARPAVDGDSAPRPIRRRPKNRRAQIAAASAAAFGALGYHGVSMEDIASGLGISSAALYRHFPSKYALFREELLRVGTAMADSVELPEQARDWSPEDRLRQVVRAVARAVIDNRATVTLVRWEVRYLEAPDQEKLAQQQATVLDALAAELRALRPDLEVDDVRVLRAAMLSVLTSIADHHATLPAKSLIELLDSVCWTLARAELPAAAADPEPVVAVDIPDSFKHELLLRKAVELFHERGYPNVSVEEIASAAGLSAASAVYRFYRGKSDLLAAAFRRAADRVSAAIGPAVAAAATPEAAMSVLIERFVSGSFAERALTFVYYTEFQHVPAEERAVLRNIQRLNVEEWSKLVRDVRSDLSPAETRFLVHAAFALVVDLGRTFGADPIASQLRVRRLMELTLFGRPVSTG
- a CDS encoding YciI family protein, whose product is MAKYLLLKHYRGAPAAVNDVPMDRWTPEEIQAHIQYMHDFAAKLEATGEFVDGQALAPEGAWVRSDGEGKPPVTDGPFAETKDLIAGWMIIDVDSYERAVELAGELSSAPGAGGEPIHEWLEVRPFLTAPPTVTE
- a CDS encoding MarR family winged helix-turn-helix transcriptional regulator, yielding MDDVERVERAMIAIRRRQTRRALAEDGLPGGQSFEVLDVIEAESEPTVSAVAAALAVDQPRASKLVAAAVADGLVIRVADQTDGRRSVLVLTERGRELLDQVHERRRAAFDTAMTGWTMRERSEFARLLIRFVEAMPS
- a CDS encoding helix-turn-helix domain-containing protein codes for the protein MTSRIALLIAVAAALLPLAACGGSADEPAPQPTAPTGENRMIGYQVKRLDQLIESTFDRLLGDSGITRRQWQTMNTLSAGPADKPQLTDALRPFWEVNDESLDALITDLTGRGWIVENAGSYSLTDAGRAAHAAAEESVGRIRELSAAGIGEEEFEQMMDVLGRIIGNLEQAAP
- a CDS encoding RNA polymerase sigma factor, coding for MAAGAVDEAKLRDLIPGVLAALVHRGADFASAEDAVQEALIRAVETWPRQPPTDPKGWLITTAWHRFVDFSRSEAARRRREVLVTDEPPPGPAVDVDETLRLYFLCAHPSLRPASAVALTLRAVGGLTTRQIARAYLVPEATMAQRISRAKRTVSAVGLDRPGDLRTVLQTLYLVFNEGYSGDVDLAAEAIRLARQLHASTGDPEVAGLLALFLLHHARRPARTRPDGSLVPLAEQDRTRWRRDLIAEGVRVLQAALARDRLGEYQAQAAIAALHADAQTAEETDWVQIVEWYDELVALTDSPVVRLNRAVAVGEADGPRAGLAALAELDPALPRYTAASAYLHEQAGDLDTAAQLYVVAAAQAHNLAERNHLTLRAATLRRQREA
- a CDS encoding TetR/AcrR family transcriptional regulator; this encodes MDAQQRRTSGGTASRDQAAERVVRKRPRDRRAQIAAASAEAFGLLGYHGVSMEDIASRLGISSTALYRHYPSKYALFREEALRLSALCEEAVTLPARLRDAPVRERLAHIVDALIDRSIANRRGAAVLRWQSRYLEPEDYRTLMVQLADGQDVICHLLAEIRPELDEEDLAVLSSSALSVIGSISDHQVSIPVRALTKLLRVSAHAVLAAELPSVDETSAPTRAAEVPLTFKHELLLKNSVELFHRYGYPNVSVEDIANAAGLPASSAVYRFYRSKGDILAAAFRRAADRVSAAIGPAIASTGSPGEALSELVDLYVDGSFAERELTFVYYAEISNVPREDRTVLRNIQRLNVEEWAKLLVQSRPELSPAEARVLVHAALAQVVDLGQWLGPDNPICDRTRVVHLMHTILFGPAA